The following proteins come from a genomic window of Sesamum indicum cultivar Zhongzhi No. 13 linkage group LG10, S_indicum_v1.0, whole genome shotgun sequence:
- the LOC105171750 gene encoding heterogeneous nuclear ribonucleoprotein 1-like, with protein MDSDQGKLFIGGISWETNEEKLKEYFQGYGEVVQAVVMRDKISGKPRGFGFVVFADPNILDTVLQDRHVIDGRTVEAKRALSREEQQVSRVGNSGGARNFGGGGSTRTKKIFVGGLPPTLSEDGFRQYFEAYGMVTDVVIMYDQQTNRPRGFGFISFDSEDAVDRVLHKTFHDLNGKQVEVKRALPKDANPGGGGRSMGGGSSGGYQGYGSSMGNSSSYDGRMESNRYMQSQNSSGGYPSYGSSGYNAPGYGYGPTNNGMGYGYGNYGGPAGGGYGNPNGPNAGYGGPGNAQRSSWGSQAPSGYGYGSSQWGATGGGGGSATGQPQTGASGYGNQGYGYGGYGGHDGTYGNQAAYGAVGGRAGSGPNGSSSVGDLQGGSAGYMGGGYGDGSGNYGGGYGAASTR; from the exons ATGGATTCAGATCAGGGGAAGCTATTTATTGGAGGGATTTCTTGGGAGACAAATGAGGAGAAACTGAAGGAGTATTTTCAAGGATATGGTGAAGTCGTTCAGGCCGTTGTTATGAGAGATAAAATCTCTGGGAAGCCCAGAGGGTTTGGCTTTGTTGTATTTGCAGATCCGAACATTCTTGACACGGTTCTCCAGGATAGACATGTTATTGATGGCCGCACG GTTGAGGCTAAAAGAGCTTTATCAAGAGAGGAACAACAGGTTTCAAGAGTTGGAAATTCTGGTGGTGCAAGAAACTTTGGAGGTGGTGGAAGTACCAGGAccaaaaagatttttgttgGGGGTTTACCACCAACACTGAGTGAGGATGGATTCCGACAGTATTTTGAAGCTTATGGAATGGTAACTGATGTGGTAATTATGTATGACCAGCAGACCAACCGTCCACGTGGATTTGGGTTCATATCATTTGATTCTGAGGATGCAGTAGATAGGGTTTTACACAAGACCTTCCATGATTTAAATGGTAAGCAAGTGGAAGTGAAGCGAGCTCTTCCTAAAGACGCCAATCCTGGTGGGGGAGGCCGGTCTATGGGTGGTGGTAGCAGTGGAGGATATCAGGGTTATGGGTCTTCTATGGGAAATTCAAGCTCTTATGATGGTCGAATGGAATCCAACAGGTACATGCAGTCACAAAATTCTAGTGGTGGTTATCCATCATATGGTTCGTCTGGGTATAATGCACCAGGATACGGATATGGTCCAACCAATAATGGAATGGGTTATGGCTATGGAAATTATGGTGGTCCTGCTGGTGGAGGGTATGGAAACCCTAATGGTCCTAATGCCGGATATGGTGGCCCTGGAAATGCTCAAAGAAGTTCATGGGGTTCACAGGCTCCTTCTGGATATGGCTATGGAAGCTCTCAATGGGGTGCTACCGGTGGCGGTGGTGGCTCTGCTACTGGTCAACCACAAACTGGAGCTTCTGGTTATGGGAATCAAGGTTATGGTTATGGTGGATATGGTGGGCATGATGGAACTTACGGAAACCAGGCTGCTTATGGTGCTGTTGGCGGGCGTGCTGGAAGTGGTCCAAATGGTAGCTCTTCTGTAGGAGATCTTCAAGGTGGTTCTGCTGGTTATATGGGGGGTGGTTATGGTGATGGAAGTGGTAACTATGGAGGTGGCTATGGTGCTGCTTCAACTCGATAA
- the LOC110012746 gene encoding heterogeneous nuclear ribonucleoprotein 1-like — translation MDSDQGKLFIGGISWETNEEKLKEYFQGYGEVVQAVVMRDKISGKPRGFGFVVFADPNILDTVLQDRHVIDGRTVEAKRALSREEQQVSRVGNSGGARNFGGGGSTRTKKIFVGGLPPTLSEDGFGQYFEAYGMVTDVVIMYDQQTNRPRGFGFISFDSEDAVDRVLHKTFHDLNGKQVEVKRALPKDANPGGGGRSMGGGSGGGYQGYGSSMGNSSSYDGRMESNRYLQSQHANGGYPSYGSSGYNAPGYGYGPTNNGVGYGYGNYGGPAGGGYGNPNGPNAGYGDPGNAQRSSWGSQAPSGYGYGSSQWGTTGSGGSSATGQPQTGASGYGNQGYGYGGYGGNDGTYGNQAAYGAVGGRAGSGPNGSSSVGDLQGGLGGYGDGSGNYGGGYGAASTR, via the exons ATGGATTCAGATCAGGGGAAGCTATTTATTGGAGGGATTTCTTGGGAGACAAATGAGGAGAAACTGAAGGAGTATTTTCAAGGCTATGGAGAAGTCGTTCAGGCCGTTGTTATGAGAGATAAAATCTCTGGGAAGCCCAGAGGGTTTGGCTTTGTTGTATTCGCAGATCCGAACATTCTTGACACGGTTCTTCAGGATAGACATGTTATTGATGGCCGCACG GTTGAGGCTAAAAGAGCTTTATCAAGAGAGGAACAACAGGTTTCAAGAGTTGGAAATTCTGGCGGTGCAAGAAACTTTGGAGGTGGTGGAAGTACCAGGACCAAAAAGATATTTGTTGGAGGTTTACCACCAACACTGAGTGAGGACGGATTCGGACAGTATTTTGAAGCTTATGGAATGGTAACTGATGTGGTAATTATGTATGACCAGCAGACCAACCGTCCACGTGGATTTGGGTTCATATCATTTGATTCTGAGGATGCAGTAGACAGGGTTTTACACAAGACCTTCCATGATTTAAATGGTAAGCAAGTGGAAGTGAAGCGAGCTCTTCCTAAAGATGCCAATCCTGGTGGGGGCGGCCGGTCTATGGGTGGTGGTAGCGGTGGAGGATATCAGGGTTATGGGTCTTCTATGGGCAATTCAAGCTCTTATGATGGTCGAATGGAATCCAACAGGTACTTGCAGTCACAACATGCTAATGGTGGTTATCCATCATATGGTTCGTCTGGGTATAATGCACCAGGTTACGGGTATGGCCCAACAAATAATGGCGTGGGTTATGGCTATGGAAATTATGGTGGTCCTGCTGGGGGAGGGTACGGAAACCCTAATGGTCCTAATGCCGGATATGGTGACCCTGGAAATGCTCAAAGAAGTTCATGGGGTTCACAGGCTCCTTCTGGATATGGCTATGGAAGCTCTCAATGGGGTACTACTGGCAGCGGCGGTAGCTCGGCTACTGGTCAACCTCAAACTGGAGCTTCTGGGTATGGGAATCAAGGTTATGGTTATGGTGGATATGGTGGGAATGATGGAACTTACGGAAACCAGGCTGCTTATGGTGCTGTTGGTGGGCGTGCTGGAAGTGGTCCAAATGGTAGCTCTTCTGTAGGAGATCTTCAAGGTGGTTTGGGTGGTTATGGTGATGGAAGTGGTAACTATGGAGGTGGCTATGGTGCTGCTTCAACTCGATAA
- the LOC105171751 gene encoding uncharacterized protein LOC105171751 — MRVAVVGGGVSGLAAAYVLAKDGVEVVVYEKEDALGGRAKTVDIGGTLLDLGFTVFTRVMHPETIELLESLGVDRELCDMSSFSVSLDEGQGCEWGTRNGVSSLFARKTNALNPYFWNMIREMVKFKNDASSYVEELESNPDIDRNETLEHFIQSCGYSELFQKAFLVPTCASIWSCSSGVMNFSAYSVLSVLRNDPTLQLIGRSQRLTPTWRSESYVDKVKKELESRGCQIRTNSEICSVFANDEGCAITCKDGSKEGYDGCIIATDAPDALKMLGKHATHDELRILGAFQYACSDTFLHRDNDLMPKNPALWSSRNFLGTIDKKAYITYWLNNMQNINDTVLLFFFTLNPPHTPKSTLFKWSTRHPIPSVAASKALRQLNLIQGKRRLWFYGAYQGYGFPEDGIKAGISAANDLLRKSYTVQYNRKHTIPSWLEIGARGLVTRFLERFIATGCITLLEEGGTAFTFEGTRRKSNLKVTLRVHTPQFYWKVATEADLGFADAYINGDFSFIDKDEGLLNLFLICIASTELNTYMTKLNKKRGWWTPLLYTSIVSSAKYFFKHAARKNTLTQARRNISQHYDLSNELFSLFLDETMTYSCAMFKTPDEDLKNAQLRKTHTLIEKARISKEHHILEIGCGWGSLALEAVKRTGCKYTGITLSEKQLQYAQLKVKEAGLQDRIELLLCDYRQLPKSYKYDRIISCGMIEHVGHEVMEEFFRCCESALAENGLLVLQFIASADEKYDESRRSPGFVKEYIFPGGCTPSLSHVISCMAAASRLSAVHLEEIGCHYFHTLRRWRENLLKNHSKILAMGFNEKFIRTWEYYFDYCAAGFKYCILGDYQIVFSRPGDVAAFSNKPYNAVPGDY; from the exons ATGAGGGTAGCCGTGGTGGGAGGCGGTGTAAGCGGGCTGGCGGCCGCATATGTTTTAGCAAAAGATGGGGTGGAAGTGGTGGTGTACGAGAAGGAGGACGCCTTAGGTGGCCGTGCCAAGACAGTTGACATCGGTGGCACTCTTCTTGACCTTGGTTTTACTGTCTTTACTCGg GTTATGCATCCAGAAACTATTGAATTGTTGGAGAGTCTTGGAGTTGATAGGGAGCTCTGTGACATGTCATCATTCTCTGTGAGCTTGGATGAGGGTCAAGGGTGTGAATGGGGGACCCGAAACGGGGTCTCAAGTTTGTTTGCACGAAAGACGAATGCTTTAAATCCCTACTTTTGGAATATGATTAGAGAAATGGTTAAGTTCAAGAATGATGCGTCATC TTATGTTGAGGAGCTTGAAAGCAATCCAGACATTGATCGAAATGAGACTCTAGAGCACTTCATTCAGTCATGTGGTTACTCTGAGTTGTTCCAGAAGGCTTTTCTT GTCCCGACTTGTGCTTCTATCTGGTCTTGCTCTTCAGGAGTAATGAACTTCTCTGCTTATTCTGTACTTTCAGTTTTGCGAAATGACCCCACTTTGCAG CTTATCGGTCGCTCTCAAAGACTTACTCCAACATGGCGTTCGGAAAGTTATGTTGATAAG GTTAAGAAAGAGCTGGAAAGTAGAGGCTGCCAAATAAGAACCAATTCTGAAATATGTTCAGTTTTTGCAAATGATGAGG GTTGTGCTATAACTTGTAAGGATGGCTCGAAAGAAGGATATGACGGGTGCATAATTGCAACGGATGCTCCAGATGCTCTCAAGATGTTAGGGAAGCATGCAACACATGATGAATTAAGGATACTCGGTGCCTTTCAATACGCCTGCAG TGATACTTTCCTTCATCGTGACAATGATTTAATGCCCAAAAACCCAGCACTATGGAGCTCAAGGAATTTTCTTGGCACTATCGATAAGAAAGCTTATATAACATATTGGCTTAACAATATGCAG AATATCAACGACACTGTGCTTCTGTTCTTTTTTACCCTGAATCCACCTCACACACCTAAAAGTACCTTATTCAAGTGGTCAACCAGGCACCCAATCCCATCTGTTGCTGCTTCAAAAGCTTTACGTCAACTCAATCTTATCCAAGGAAAGAGGAGATTGTGGTTCTATGGAGCATATCAAG GCTATGGCTTCCCCGAGGATGGAATCAAG GCAGGTATATCTGCTGCAAACGACTTGCTTAGAAAAAGTTATACTGTTCAGTATAATCGCAAACACACGATACCATCGTGGCTTGAAATTGGGGCGCGAGGTCTTGTCACGAGGTTTCTTGAGAGATTTATTGCTACTGGCTGCATAAC TTTATTGGAAGAAGGAGGTACCGCTTTTACATTTGAAGGTACTAGAAGAAAGAGCAATTTAAAAGTTACTCTGAGAGTTCATACACCGCAGTTCTATTGGAAG GTAGCAACAGAAGCTGATTTAGGCTTTGCTGATGCCTACATTAATGGGGACTTCTCTTTCATTGATAAGGATGAGGGCCTTCTCAACCTTTTCCTG ATATGCATAGCCAGTACAGAATTGAATACTTATATGACAAAGTTAAACAAGAAAAG AGGGTGGTGGACACCGTTGCTTTACACTTCTATAGTATCTTctgcaaaatatttctttaagcATGCTGCAAGGAAGAATACACTAACTCAGGCGCGCCGAAACATCTCACAGCATTATGACCTA agcaatgaattattttctctatttttggaCGAAACAATGACCTACTCTTGCGCAATGTTTAAG ACACCAGATGAAGATTTGAAGAATGCACAGCTAAGGAAAACCCATACTTTGATTGAAAAG GCAAGAATTAGTAAGGAGCATCACATTCTAGAGATCGGATGCGGATGGGGAAGTTTAGCTCTTGAAGCAGTCAAACGGACTGGATGTAAGTACACCGGCATCACTCTCTCTGAGAAACAACTGCAATATGCACAACTCAAAGTGAAAGAAGCTGGCCTGCAG GATCGAATTGAACTTCTTCTGTGTGACTACCGCCAATTGCCTAAGAGCTACAAATATGACAGGATAATTTCATG TGGGATGATAGAGCATGTGGGGCATGAAGTTATGGAAGAATTCTTTAGGTGCTGTGAATCTGCATTAGCAGAAAACGGTCTTCTTGTTCTCCAG TTCATAGCATCGGCTGATGAGAAGTATGATGAGTCCAGGCGCAGCCCGGGCTTCgtcaaagaatatatattcCCTGGTGGATGTACGCCTTCGCTTAGCCATGTAATATCTTGCATGGCCGCTGCATCCAGACTTAG TGCTGTGCACCTAGAAGAAATAGGATGCCATTACTTCCACACGCTCAGACGTTGGCGGGAAAACCTCCTGAAAAACCACAG TAAAATTCTGGCTATGGGATTCAATGAGAAGTTCATACGTACATGGGAATACTACTTTGACTATTGTGCTGCTGGGTTCAAATACTGTATTCTTGGAGATTATCAG ATTGTATTCAGTCGACCAGGCGATGTTGCAGCATTTAGCAATAAACCATACAACGCTGTGCCTGGTGATTATTGA
- the LOC105171747 gene encoding uncharacterized protein LOC105171747, with amino-acid sequence MGCFLACFGFKKKKNRRKPGKKSPSLEHNHGSYVPLDSEASIKLDIDENHITSSDSCQLKVKVKEPSISKIKKKVTFNLNVKAYEPIPDEDDDDIGTYLSEGAEETKWEFDAETKSMRIQYSNPASYRYRNCLDSYDDEDDELSIEDGELNFEEVEDSDEEVDDFCSNRSDDGTLSEEDFPWQSSSVVIESDEVVINNQITKEKNGNSIDLQSREVGLGSNLHARDRSQYVSSVLNPVENLSQWKAVKAKTATPQLKYQKENSMLKQEGQNHSSTRAESDSFAFKKTRSLSVPRPQQPTIAVDASLSNWLGSLEKK; translated from the exons ATGGGATGCTTTCTTGCCTGTTTTGGcttcaaaaagaagaaaaatcgtCGAAAGCCCGGCAAGAAAAGTCCCTCCCTAGAACAT aatCATGGAAGTTACGTACCTCTTGATTCTGAGGCCTCAATCAAACTCgatattgatgaaaaccacATCACTTCATCAGATTCTTGTCAGCTGAA AGTGAAGGTGAAAGAGCCATCAATatcaaaaatcaagaagaaagtcacctttaatttaaatgttaaGGCCTACGAACCAATTCCAGAcgaggatgatgatgatatcgGCACGTACCTTTCTGAGGGTGCAGAGGAGACAAAATGGGAGTTCGATGCCGAAACCAAGAGCATGCGAATTCAATACAGTAATCCTGCAAGCTATAGATACCGGAACTGCCTAGACAGctatgatgatgaagatgatgagtTGAGTATAGAGGATGgtgaattgaattttgaggAAGTTGAGGATAGTGATGAAGAAGTGGATGATTTTTGTAGCAATCGAAGTGATGATGGAACACTAAGCGAAGAAGATTTCCCCTGGCAATCGAGTTCTGTTGTTATAGAATCAGATGAAGTAGTCATCAATAATCAAATCACTAAAGAGAAAAACGGAAACTCAATTGATCTGCAGAGCAGAGAGGTGGGACTCGGATCAAATCTCCATGCTCGAGACAGGAGCCAGTATGTGTCGTCTGTGCTGAATCCGGTCGAAAATCTGAGTCAATGGAAAGCAGTTAAGGCTAAGACAGCAACACCACAATTGAAGTATCAGAAGGAGAATTCAATGTTGAAGCAAGAGGGACAAAACCATTCGAGCACAAGGGCTGAATCTGATTCTTTTGcattcaagaaaacaagaagttTGAGCGTTCCTCGGCCTCAACAGCCTACCATTGCGGTTGATGCCAGTTTATCTAACTGGTTGGGCTctttggagaaaaaataa
- the LOC105171748 gene encoding heterogeneous nuclear ribonucleoprotein 1-like: MDSDQGKLFIGGISWETNEEKLKEYFQGYGEVVQAVVMRDKISGKPRGFGFVVFADPNILDTVLQDRHVIDGRTVEAKRALSREEQQVSRVGNSGGARNFGGGGSTRTKKIFVGGLPPTLSEDGFRQYFEAYGMVTDVVIMYDQQTNRPRGFGFISFDSEDAVDRVLQKTFHDLNGKQVEVKRALPKDANPGGGGRSMGGGSSGGYQGYGSSMGNSSSYDGRMESNRYMQSQNSSGGYPSYGSSGYNAPGYAYGPTNNGMGYGYGNYGGTAGGGYGNPSGPNVGYGGPANAQRSSWGSQAPSGYGYGSSQWGATSGGGGSATGQPQTGASGYGNQGYGYGGYGGHDGTYGNQAAYGAVGGRAGSGPNGSSSVGDLQGGSAGYMGRGYGDGSGNYGGGYGAASTR; this comes from the exons ATGGATTCAGATCAGGGGAAGCTATTTATTGGAGGGATTTCTTGGGAGACAAATGAGGAGAAACTGAAGGAGTATTTTCAAGGATATGGTGAAGTCGTTCAGGCCGTTGTTATGAGAGATAAAATCTCTGGGAAGCCCAGAGGTTTCGGCTTTGTTGTATTCGCAGATCCGAACATTCTTGACACGGTTCTTCAGGATAGACATGTTATTGATGGCCGCACG GTTGAGGCTAAAAGAGCTTTATCAAGAGAGGAACAACAGGTTTCAAGAGTTGGAAATTCTGGTGGTGCAAGAAACTTTGGAGGTGGTGGAAGTACCAGGAccaaaaagatttttgttgGGGGTTTACCACCAACACTGAGTGAGGATGGATTCCGACAGTATTTTGAAGCTTATGGAATGGTAACTGATGTGGTAATTATGTATGACCAGCAGACCAACCGTCCTCGTGGATTTGGgttcatttcatttgattCTGAGGATGCAGTAGATAGGGTTTTACAGAAGACCTTCCATGATTTAAATGGTAAGCAAGTGGAAGTGAAGCGAGCTCTTCCCAAAGACGCCAATCCTGGTGGGGGTGGCCGGTCTATGGGTGGTGGTAGCAGTGGAGGATATCAGGGTTATGGGTCTTCTATGGGCAATTCTAGCTCATATGATGGTCGAATGGAATCCAACAGGTACATGCAATCACAAAATTCTAGTGGTGGTTATCCATCATATGGTTCGTCTGGGTATAATGCACCAGGTTATGCGTATGGTCCAACCAATAATGGAATGGGTTATGGCTATGGAAATTATGGTGGTACTGCTGGTGGAGGCTATGGAAACCCTAGTGGTCCTAATGTCGGATATGGTGGCCCAGCAAATGCTCAAAGAAGTTCGTGGGGTTCACAGGCTCCTTCTGGATATGGCTATGGAAGCTCTCAATGGGGTGCTACCAGCGGCGGTGGTGGCTCTGCTACTGGTCAACCACAAACTGGAGCTTCTGGTTATGGGAATCAAGGTTATGGTTATGGTGGATATGGTGGGCATGATGGAACTTACGGAAACCAGGCTGCTTATGGTGCTGTTGGCGGGCGTGCTGGAAGTGGTCCAAATGGTAGCTCTTCTGTAGGAGATCTTCAAGGTGGTTCTGCTGGTTATATGGGGCGTGGTTATGGTGATGGAAGTGGTAACTATGGAGGTGGCTATGGTGCTGCTTCAACTCGATAA